A window of the Gordonia humi genome harbors these coding sequences:
- a CDS encoding type II 3-dehydroquinate dehydratase gives MPAPFRPPTATTWRLAVIDGPNMPNLGNRDKKLYGEIASLADLQSLVRDFAETLNVTVDQFASNHEGEILDFIHRTASKVDGYIINPAGLTTYGEATRHALDDTKKPVMEVHFSNTARHFAGVVPPYLEQKSRFTYSATGLVMGLRQYSYLGAMLGLVLALDDETFLDGGAVRH, from the coding sequence ATGCCCGCACCATTTCGCCCGCCGACCGCCACCACCTGGCGCCTCGCCGTCATCGACGGACCCAATATGCCGAACCTCGGCAACCGCGACAAGAAGCTCTACGGCGAGATCGCCTCCCTCGCCGACCTGCAGTCCCTGGTCCGAGACTTCGCCGAGACTCTCAACGTCACCGTCGATCAGTTCGCGTCCAATCACGAGGGTGAGATTCTCGACTTCATCCATCGCACCGCGTCGAAGGTCGATGGCTACATCATCAATCCGGCCGGTCTCACGACCTACGGCGAGGCGACGCGCCACGCCCTCGACGATACGAAGAAGCCGGTCATGGAGGTCCACTTCTCCAATACGGCACGCCATTTCGCCGGCGTCGTCCCGCCGTACCTCGAACAGAAGTCACGGTTCACCTACAGCGCGACCGGCCTGGTGATGGGGCTGCGGCAGTACAGCTATCTGGGCGCGATGCTCGGGTTGGTGTTGGCGTTGGACGATGAGACGTTCTTGGATGGGGGAGCGGTGCGGCATTGA